Proteins from a genomic interval of Micromonospora sp. NBC_00389:
- a CDS encoding MBL fold metallo-hydrolase — translation MTARVDHAVTSGTFSLDGQTFEVDNNVWVLGDDRECVILDAPHDVDAILALVGDRKVRAILATHAHDDHVRVAPELAQATGAPVLLHAADRVLWDMVHPHLPPHGEVHDGQSIEVAGTTLQVLHTPGHSPGACSFYAPELGVVFTGDTLFAGGPGATGRSYSDFDTIVRSIRTRLLTLPTETVVHTGHGEDTTIGAEAPHLQEWLARGH, via the coding sequence GTGACCGCCCGGGTCGACCACGCGGTCACCTCCGGCACGTTCTCCCTCGACGGGCAGACGTTCGAGGTGGACAACAACGTCTGGGTGCTCGGCGACGACCGTGAGTGCGTCATCCTGGACGCGCCGCATGACGTGGACGCGATCCTCGCTCTGGTGGGTGACCGCAAGGTCCGGGCGATCCTGGCCACCCACGCGCACGACGACCATGTCCGGGTGGCGCCCGAGCTGGCCCAGGCCACCGGCGCTCCGGTGCTGCTGCACGCCGCCGACCGGGTGCTCTGGGACATGGTCCACCCCCACCTGCCGCCGCACGGCGAGGTGCACGACGGGCAGAGCATCGAGGTGGCCGGCACCACGCTGCAGGTGTTGCACACCCCCGGGCACAGCCCCGGCGCGTGCAGCTTCTACGCGCCGGAGCTGGGCGTGGTGTTCACCGGCGACACGCTCTTCGCCGGCGGGCCGGGCGCCACCGGCCGCTCGTACAGCGACTTCGACACCATCGTCCGGTCGATCCGCACCCGCCTGCTCACCCTGCCGACGGAGACGGTCGTGCACACCGGGCACGGCGAGGACACCACGATCGGCGCGGAGGCTCCACACCTCCAGGAGTGGCTGGCGCGGGGCCACTGA
- a CDS encoding S-(hydroxymethyl)mycothiol dehydrogenase: MSQEVRGVISRSKGAPVEITTIVVPDPGPGEAIVRIQSCGVCHTDLHYREGGINDDYPFLLGHEAAGIVEQVGEGVTDLAPGDFVVLNWRAVCGVCRACRRGRPWYCFNTHNARQRMTLTDGTELTPALGIGAFAEKTLVHAGQCTKVDPAARPAAVGLLGCGVMAGLGAAMNTGNVTRGDSVAVIGCGGVGDAAVAGAALAGATTIVAVDTDSRKLDWARRFGATHTVNASETDPVEAIRAATGGFGADVVIDAVGRPETWKQAFYARDLAGTVVLVGVPTPQMTVELPLLDVFGRGGALKSSWYGDCLPSRDFPLLTELYLQGRLDLDAFVTEEIALDQVENAFDRMHHGDVLRSVVVFP; this comes from the coding sequence GTGAGCCAGGAAGTCCGGGGAGTCATCTCCCGCAGCAAGGGCGCGCCGGTCGAGATCACCACCATCGTGGTGCCCGATCCTGGCCCCGGCGAGGCGATCGTCCGGATCCAGTCCTGCGGGGTCTGCCACACCGACCTGCACTACCGCGAGGGTGGCATCAACGACGACTACCCGTTCCTGCTCGGCCACGAGGCGGCGGGCATCGTCGAGCAGGTGGGGGAGGGTGTCACCGACCTCGCCCCCGGCGACTTCGTGGTGCTGAACTGGCGGGCGGTCTGCGGGGTGTGCCGCGCCTGCCGCCGGGGCCGCCCCTGGTACTGCTTCAACACCCACAACGCCCGCCAGCGGATGACCCTCACCGACGGCACCGAGCTCACCCCGGCGCTGGGCATCGGCGCGTTCGCCGAGAAGACCCTGGTGCATGCCGGACAGTGCACCAAGGTGGACCCGGCCGCCCGACCCGCCGCGGTGGGCCTGCTCGGCTGCGGGGTGATGGCCGGGCTGGGCGCGGCGATGAACACCGGCAACGTCACCCGCGGCGACTCGGTCGCGGTGATCGGCTGCGGCGGCGTCGGGGACGCGGCGGTCGCCGGGGCGGCGCTGGCCGGCGCCACGACGATCGTCGCGGTGGACACCGACAGCCGCAAGCTGGACTGGGCCCGCCGGTTCGGCGCCACGCACACGGTGAACGCCTCCGAGACCGACCCGGTCGAGGCGATCCGCGCCGCCACCGGCGGCTTCGGCGCCGACGTCGTGATCGACGCGGTGGGCCGACCGGAGACGTGGAAGCAGGCGTTCTACGCCCGGGACCTGGCCGGCACGGTGGTCCTGGTGGGCGTGCCGACCCCGCAGATGACGGTCGAGCTGCCACTGCTGGACGTCTTCGGCCGGGGCGGCGCCCTCAAGTCCAGCTGGTACGGCGACTGCCTGCCCAGTCGGGACTTCCCCCTGCTCACCGAGCTGTACCTGCAGGGCCGGCTCGACCTCGACGCGTTCGTCACCGAGGAGATCGCGTTGGACCAGGTCGAAAACGCGTTCGACCGGATGCACCACGGCGACGTACTCCGTTCGGTGGTGGTGTTCCCGTGA
- a CDS encoding low temperature requirement protein A, with translation MTQPRSARPFYQPMRPRRRDEPHRSSTPLELFFDLCFVVAVAQAASNLHHDVSEGHLGHAVTSYLMVFFAIWWSWMNFTWFASAYDTDDDVYRITTLVQITGALILAAGVPRAFTDGDFSIITYGYVVMRLAAVVQWSRAAAGDPAHRAAARRYAIGVTVVQLGWLLRLALPEEWGIASFVLLALADLLVPAVAERPGMTPWHPRHITERYGLFTLIVLGEAVLAISVAIQTGIDAGNHGLWSLAAAGAVIVFALWWLYFDRSVEAPDQLPYSLIWGYGHYLIFAAIAAVGAGLAVAVDHERHIGHLSGVAAGYAVAVPVAVYLITVWMLHIRRQQHGAVVVAFPVVALLALLAPLGPVPVHLIALLLFALVTLTVLLRQRDTLPTRAPAGTDPA, from the coding sequence TTGACCCAACCCCGTTCCGCGCGGCCGTTCTACCAGCCCATGAGGCCCCGTCGCCGGGACGAACCGCACCGCTCCTCGACCCCGCTGGAGCTGTTCTTCGACCTGTGTTTCGTGGTGGCCGTGGCGCAGGCGGCCAGCAACCTGCACCACGACGTCTCCGAGGGCCACCTCGGCCACGCGGTGACCAGCTACCTGATGGTGTTCTTCGCGATCTGGTGGTCGTGGATGAACTTCACCTGGTTCGCCTCGGCCTACGACACCGACGACGACGTCTACCGGATCACCACACTTGTGCAGATCACCGGAGCGTTGATCCTGGCGGCCGGGGTGCCGCGCGCCTTCACCGACGGTGACTTCAGCATCATCACCTACGGGTACGTGGTGATGCGGCTGGCAGCCGTCGTGCAGTGGAGCCGGGCGGCCGCCGGCGACCCGGCGCACCGTGCGGCGGCCCGCCGCTACGCGATCGGCGTCACCGTGGTGCAGCTCGGGTGGTTGCTGCGGCTCGCCCTGCCCGAGGAGTGGGGCATCGCGTCGTTCGTGCTGCTGGCGTTGGCCGACCTGCTGGTGCCGGCGGTGGCCGAGCGCCCCGGAATGACCCCGTGGCACCCCCGGCACATCACCGAGCGGTACGGGCTGTTCACCCTGATCGTGCTCGGTGAGGCGGTGCTGGCCATCTCGGTGGCGATCCAGACCGGGATCGACGCCGGCAACCACGGCCTCTGGTCGCTCGCGGCGGCCGGCGCGGTGATCGTGTTCGCACTCTGGTGGCTCTACTTCGACCGGTCGGTCGAAGCGCCCGACCAACTGCCGTACTCCCTGATCTGGGGCTACGGCCACTACCTGATCTTCGCTGCGATCGCCGCGGTCGGCGCGGGCCTGGCCGTGGCGGTGGACCACGAGCGGCACATCGGGCACCTCTCCGGGGTGGCGGCCGGCTACGCGGTGGCCGTCCCGGTCGCCGTCTACCTGATCACCGTCTGGATGCTGCACATCCGCCGCCAGCAGCACGGCGCGGTGGTCGTGGCCTTCCCGGTTGTCGCGCTGCTGGCGCTCCTCGCACCGCTGGGTCCGGTGCCGGTGCATCTGATCGCCCTGTTGCTCTTCGCCCTGGTGACGCTCACCGTGCTGCTACGCCAGCGGGACACCCTGCCGACCCGGGCGCCGGCCGGCACCGACCCGGCCTGA
- a CDS encoding SDR family NAD(P)-dependent oxidoreductase — MRRFAFVGATAVVTGAASGIGAALAHALADRGSDLVLLDRDAERLDAVTAAIRAEHPDRELHTYLVDLADAAATARVAAEIGQRHPRVRLLVNNAGVGLGGRFDQVTYDEFSWVIDINFRAVVQLTHALLPNLKAEPGAHLVNVSSLFGLIAPAGQTAYSASKFAVRGFTEALRHELVDDGIGVTSVHPGGIRTRITENARVGSGVLLEEYAAGRAQFEKLLTIAPERAAEVILRGVERRRGRVLIGWSAKVPDLLARLLPASYNRLLVTGLNRGVDRPATAAAPTTAAPTPAGDVAGG; from the coding sequence GTGCGGAGATTCGCCTTCGTTGGCGCAACGGCTGTGGTCACCGGTGCGGCCAGCGGCATCGGTGCCGCGCTGGCGCACGCGCTGGCCGATCGGGGTAGCGACCTGGTCCTGCTGGACCGCGACGCCGAACGGCTGGATGCGGTCACCGCCGCGATCCGCGCCGAGCACCCGGACCGCGAGCTGCACACCTACCTGGTGGACCTCGCCGACGCGGCGGCCACCGCCCGGGTGGCGGCGGAGATCGGCCAGCGGCACCCACGGGTCCGGCTGCTCGTCAACAACGCCGGGGTCGGCCTGGGTGGCCGGTTCGACCAGGTGACCTACGACGAGTTCAGCTGGGTGATCGACATCAACTTCCGGGCCGTGGTGCAGCTGACCCACGCGCTGCTGCCCAACCTGAAGGCGGAGCCCGGTGCGCACCTGGTCAACGTGTCGAGCCTGTTCGGGCTGATCGCCCCGGCCGGGCAGACCGCCTACTCGGCGAGCAAGTTCGCGGTGCGCGGCTTCACCGAGGCGCTGCGACACGAGTTGGTCGACGACGGCATCGGTGTGACCTCGGTGCACCCCGGCGGGATCCGCACCCGGATCACCGAGAACGCCCGGGTCGGCAGCGGCGTCCTGCTGGAGGAGTACGCGGCCGGCCGGGCGCAGTTCGAGAAGCTGCTCACCATCGCGCCGGAACGCGCCGCCGAGGTGATCCTGCGCGGCGTGGAGCGCCGCCGGGGGCGGGTGCTGATCGGCTGGTCGGCGAAGGTGCCCGACCTGTTGGCCCGGCTGTTGCCGGCCTCGTACAACCGGCTGCTGGTCACCGGTCTGAACCGGGGCGTCGACCGCCCGGCGACCGCCGCCGCGCCGACCACCGCCGCCCCGACGCCGGCTGGCGACGTGGCCGGCGGGTGA
- a CDS encoding flavin-containing monooxygenase, with protein sequence MPSDHVDVLIIGAGLSGIGAACHLRRDCPDKTYAVLEARDAVGGTWDLFRYPGIRSDSDMFTLGYSFKPWTDPKAIADGAAIREYVRETAREYDVQRHIRFQHRAVRAEWDSATARWTVHAQRTDTAETTVLTCSFLFACAGYYRYDEGYTPPLPGVEAYAGRLVHPQHWPDDLDHTGKRVVVIGSGATAVTLVPAMAERAAHVTMLQRSPTYVIAMPSRDVLADALRRWLPAKAAYPVVRWKNVLLSTANFQLSRRAPGLVKRLLRRAAKGRLPIGYDVDRHFAPRYDPWDQRLCVAPDGDLFTVLQQGRASVVTDTIDTFTTRGVRLASGDELPADIVVTATGLNVLALGGLTLSVDGTGVDLASTVAYKGMMLSGVPNFALTIGYTNASWTLKADLVAGYVCRLLRHLDRTGQQVVTPLPPPDDERVPLIDLRSGYVLRSVDALPKQGATAPWRLYQNYARDVLLMRHGRLTDEGVRFSHARPVAEPAEPVRPRAG encoded by the coding sequence ATGCCCTCCGACCACGTCGACGTGCTCATCATCGGCGCCGGCCTGTCCGGCATCGGCGCCGCCTGCCACCTGCGCCGCGACTGCCCCGACAAGACGTACGCGGTGCTGGAGGCACGCGACGCCGTCGGCGGCACCTGGGACCTGTTCCGCTACCCGGGTATCCGGTCCGACTCGGACATGTTCACGCTCGGCTACTCCTTCAAGCCGTGGACCGATCCCAAGGCCATCGCCGACGGCGCGGCCATCCGCGAGTACGTCCGGGAGACCGCCCGGGAGTACGACGTGCAGCGGCACATCCGCTTCCAGCACCGGGCGGTGCGCGCCGAGTGGGACAGCGCCACCGCCCGCTGGACGGTGCACGCCCAGCGCACCGACACCGCCGAAACCACCGTGCTGACCTGCTCGTTCCTCTTCGCCTGTGCCGGCTACTACCGCTACGACGAGGGCTACACCCCACCCCTGCCTGGCGTCGAGGCGTACGCCGGCCGGCTGGTGCACCCGCAGCACTGGCCGGACGACCTCGACCACACCGGCAAACGGGTGGTGGTGATTGGCAGCGGCGCCACGGCGGTCACCCTGGTGCCGGCCATGGCCGAGCGGGCCGCCCACGTGACCATGCTCCAGCGCTCACCCACGTACGTCATCGCAATGCCGTCGCGCGACGTGCTGGCCGACGCCCTGCGGCGCTGGCTCCCGGCGAAGGCCGCGTATCCGGTGGTGCGCTGGAAGAACGTGCTGCTGTCCACCGCCAACTTCCAGCTCAGCCGGCGTGCGCCCGGGCTGGTGAAGCGGCTGCTGCGCCGGGCCGCCAAGGGCCGGCTGCCGATCGGGTACGACGTCGACCGGCACTTCGCACCCCGCTACGACCCGTGGGACCAGCGGCTCTGCGTGGCGCCCGACGGCGACCTGTTCACCGTCCTGCAGCAGGGCAGGGCGTCGGTGGTCACCGACACCATCGACACCTTCACCACGCGCGGCGTCCGACTCGCATCCGGCGACGAGTTGCCCGCCGACATCGTGGTCACCGCCACCGGGCTCAACGTGCTCGCCCTCGGTGGCCTGACGCTCAGCGTGGACGGCACCGGGGTCGACCTGGCCAGCACCGTCGCCTACAAGGGCATGATGCTCTCCGGTGTACCGAACTTCGCGCTGACCATCGGCTACACCAACGCCTCGTGGACGCTCAAGGCCGACCTGGTCGCCGGATACGTCTGCCGGCTGCTGCGCCACCTGGACCGCACCGGCCAGCAGGTCGTCACCCCGCTCCCGCCGCCCGACGACGAGCGGGTGCCGCTCATCGACCTCCGGTCGGGCTACGTGCTGCGCAGCGTCGACGCGCTGCCCAAGCAGGGTGCGACCGCGCCGTGGCGGCTGTACCAGAACTACGCTCGCGACGTGCTGCTGATGCGGCACGGCCGGCTCACCGACGAGGGCGTGCGGTTCTCCCACGCCCGCCCCGTCGCCGAGCCGGCCGAGCCCGTCCGTCCCCGGGCCGGCTGA
- a CDS encoding TetR/AcrR family transcriptional regulator, whose translation MTTARTGAGRATPRGRRAARSTGDDREMAILATAEQLLEQRAFGDISIDDLARGAGISRPTFYFYFPSKDAVLLTLLDRVTEEADAAAGDVLVRLAEDPRARWRELIHRFHETFGAHRALVLACAQVRGTNAEVRRLWAAVLERWVQAIEAAIVAERRRGAAPDGLPARDLAIALNSMNERVWYATFAGDGPAVAEQDVVDVLLDLWLAGIYRDTTPPPST comes from the coding sequence ATGACGACCGCCCGTACCGGCGCCGGGAGGGCGACCCCGCGCGGTCGCCGCGCCGCCCGCTCCACCGGCGACGACCGGGAGATGGCGATCCTGGCCACCGCCGAGCAGCTGCTGGAACAGCGGGCGTTCGGTGACATCTCGATCGACGATCTGGCCCGGGGCGCGGGCATCTCCCGGCCGACGTTCTACTTCTACTTCCCGTCCAAGGACGCGGTGCTGCTGACCCTGCTGGACCGGGTCACCGAAGAGGCCGACGCGGCCGCCGGAGACGTGCTGGTCCGGCTCGCCGAGGACCCCCGGGCCCGGTGGCGCGAGCTGATCCACCGGTTCCACGAGACGTTCGGCGCGCACCGCGCGCTGGTGCTCGCCTGCGCGCAGGTCCGTGGCACGAACGCCGAGGTACGCCGGCTCTGGGCGGCGGTGCTGGAGCGCTGGGTGCAGGCGATCGAGGCGGCCATCGTGGCGGAACGACGACGTGGCGCGGCCCCGGACGGGTTGCCCGCCCGGGACCTCGCCATCGCGCTCAACTCGATGAACGAGCGCGTCTGGTACGCCACCTTCGCCGGCGACGGACCGGCGGTCGCCGAGCAGGACGTGGTGGACGTACTGCTCGACCTGTGGCTGGCCGGCATCTACCGGGACACCACTCCCCCACCGTCGACCTGA
- a CDS encoding helix-turn-helix transcriptional regulator, with amino-acid sequence MRASRLLSVLLLLQSHGRLTAAQLAERLAVSPRTIYRDVESLHAAGIPLYGEAGHAGGYQLVDGWRTRLTGLTAEEADRLFLAGLPGPADELGYGDVVAALQLKLHAALPAPLRDRATQLQQRFHLDTPGWYADGDASPELARTAEAVWRQHRIEVRYRSWSGEVTRVLEPYGLVLKGGRWYVVADRPGRGAPATYRVNQILALTPLAEEFDRPDDFDLPAWWRAHVVQFRARLHRDEATVRLSPAGRARLREIGSDPVVAAVDASAGPPDAQGWVTAALPIESLTHAHGDLLRLGADVEVLTPVALREQLAATAAGLAALYAPAEQPVR; translated from the coding sequence GTGCGAGCCAGTCGACTTCTCTCCGTCCTGCTGCTGCTCCAGTCGCACGGCCGGCTGACCGCCGCGCAGCTCGCCGAGCGGCTGGCCGTCTCCCCGCGCACGATCTACCGGGACGTGGAGTCGCTGCACGCCGCCGGCATCCCGCTGTACGGGGAAGCCGGGCACGCCGGCGGCTACCAGCTGGTCGACGGCTGGCGGACCCGGTTGACCGGGCTGACCGCCGAGGAGGCCGACCGGCTCTTCCTGGCCGGGCTGCCCGGGCCGGCCGACGAGCTGGGCTACGGCGACGTGGTGGCCGCGCTGCAACTCAAGCTGCACGCCGCGTTGCCGGCGCCGCTGCGCGACCGGGCCACCCAGCTCCAGCAACGCTTCCACCTGGACACGCCCGGCTGGTACGCCGACGGCGACGCCTCCCCCGAGCTGGCCCGCACGGCCGAGGCGGTCTGGCGGCAGCACCGCATCGAGGTGCGCTACCGCAGCTGGAGCGGCGAGGTGACCCGGGTGTTGGAGCCGTACGGCCTGGTGCTCAAGGGCGGCCGGTGGTACGTGGTGGCCGACCGGCCCGGCCGTGGCGCACCTGCGACCTACCGGGTCAACCAGATCCTCGCGCTGACCCCGCTGGCGGAGGAGTTCGACCGGCCCGACGACTTCGACCTGCCGGCCTGGTGGCGGGCGCACGTGGTGCAGTTCCGCGCCCGGCTGCACCGCGACGAGGCCACCGTGCGGCTCTCCCCGGCCGGCCGGGCGCGACTACGCGAGATCGGCAGCGACCCGGTGGTGGCCGCGGTGGACGCCAGCGCCGGGCCGCCCGACGCGCAGGGCTGGGTGACCGCCGCGCTGCCGATCGAGTCGCTCACCCACGCCCACGGTGACCTGCTGCGCCTCGGCGCAGACGTGGAGGTGTTGACCCCGGTCGCGCTGCGCGAGCAGCTGGCCGCCACGGCGGCCGGACTGGCCGCCCTGTACGCCCCCGCCGAGCAGCCGGTCCGCTGA
- a CDS encoding ATP-binding cassette domain-containing protein, whose amino-acid sequence MRVTLRLRALVAVPGTGPVTLDVPAGTTAALVAPPRVGTAVARVLAGLAAPVTGRIMVGDRDVTALPPPRRQIGYVPAGGALLPQLTVRRNIEYGQRKRERVHEVADDWTAIVVDRLELAPTLALLPHLLSDAQRFRVALARAAVCLPEVLVIDLPADPAGGSRLGDLLPRLSPPDAPGVAVLVCTADAATLAEIPRRHELVTEPEGMLR is encoded by the coding sequence GTGAGGGTCACGCTACGGCTACGCGCACTGGTCGCCGTCCCCGGCACCGGGCCGGTGACTCTCGACGTCCCGGCCGGCACGACGGCCGCCCTGGTGGCGCCACCCCGGGTCGGCACGGCCGTGGCCCGGGTGCTGGCCGGGCTCGCCGCCCCGGTCACCGGGCGGATCATGGTCGGCGACAGGGACGTCACCGCCCTACCGCCGCCGCGCCGGCAGATCGGGTACGTGCCCGCCGGCGGCGCGCTGCTGCCACAGCTCACCGTGCGCCGCAACATCGAGTACGGCCAACGCAAGCGCGAACGGGTGCACGAGGTGGCCGACGACTGGACGGCCATCGTGGTGGACCGGCTCGAGTTGGCGCCGACGCTGGCCCTGCTGCCGCACCTGCTCTCCGACGCCCAACGGTTCCGGGTGGCCCTGGCCCGGGCGGCGGTCTGCCTGCCCGAGGTGCTCGTCATCGATCTCCCGGCCGATCCGGCCGGTGGCAGCCGCCTCGGTGACCTGCTGCCCCGACTGTCCCCACCGGACGCACCGGGGGTGGCCGTGCTGGTGTGCACCGCCGATGCGGCCACCCTGGCCGAGATCCCGCGCCGGCACGAGCTGGTCACCGAGCCCGAGGGGATGCTCCGGTGA
- a CDS encoding extracellular solute-binding protein has product MTPAGRATRRTLLRAAAAGAAATAAGCTGGTRSVQVAVVWSGSELDRFRQVVAGYPDPVHVVSAGNDIDAFLRARHLAGTSPDVAILSRPGLVTEYALRDWLSPVRASPEYAVPTGLSDLLVTEEQRYGVWVKAAHKSLIWHLPSQLRTPPRTWDELVALTRQLGAIARRGSGPAPLAIGAADGWVLTDWFENVLADLAPNSYDALTRRDADWQGRPVRDALDRLAELWSIDGAFPGGGRRALLTQYEESVIQVVRSHRAVMVFEADFTAEVVGTFRRGSEEPATIRFPSARPSGTGPLIVGGDVAVAFAGGQGGVELVEWLTRADSFRPWLRAGGYLSPNTRIPLDDYADPVRRRLAEEMRAPGTLRFDLSDQLPGPFTGSDGVGIWRIMQDFFADVTDGVAAAEAVRRATGQLAAAARSAGGGR; this is encoded by the coding sequence GTGACGCCGGCCGGCCGTGCCACCCGGCGTACGCTGCTGCGCGCCGCCGCGGCCGGCGCCGCGGCGACCGCGGCCGGCTGCACCGGCGGCACCAGGTCGGTGCAGGTGGCGGTGGTGTGGAGCGGCAGCGAGCTGGACCGGTTCCGCCAGGTCGTCGCGGGCTACCCCGATCCGGTGCACGTGGTCAGCGCCGGCAACGACATCGACGCGTTCCTGCGCGCCCGGCACCTCGCCGGCACCAGCCCGGATGTGGCGATCCTGTCCCGTCCCGGCCTGGTCACCGAGTACGCCCTGCGGGACTGGCTGAGCCCGGTGCGCGCGTCGCCCGAGTACGCGGTGCCCACCGGGCTGAGCGACCTGCTGGTGACCGAGGAGCAGCGCTACGGCGTCTGGGTGAAGGCGGCGCACAAGTCGCTGATCTGGCACCTGCCGTCGCAGCTGCGCACGCCGCCACGCACCTGGGACGAGCTCGTCGCGCTGACCCGCCAGCTCGGCGCGATCGCCCGACGCGGGTCCGGTCCGGCGCCACTGGCGATCGGCGCGGCGGACGGTTGGGTGCTCACCGACTGGTTCGAGAACGTGCTGGCCGACCTGGCACCCAACAGCTACGACGCCCTCACCCGGCGGGACGCCGACTGGCAGGGCCGACCGGTGCGCGACGCCCTGGACCGGCTCGCCGAGCTCTGGAGCATCGATGGCGCGTTTCCCGGTGGCGGGCGCCGCGCCCTGCTCACCCAGTACGAGGAGTCGGTGATTCAGGTGGTGCGCTCCCACCGGGCGGTGATGGTCTTCGAGGCCGACTTCACCGCCGAGGTGGTCGGCACGTTCCGGCGCGGCTCGGAGGAGCCGGCGACCATCCGGTTCCCGAGCGCCCGGCCGAGCGGCACCGGCCCACTGATCGTCGGCGGGGACGTGGCGGTGGCGTTCGCCGGCGGCCAGGGCGGGGTGGAGCTGGTCGAGTGGCTCACCCGGGCCGACTCGTTCCGCCCCTGGCTACGCGCCGGCGGCTACCTGTCACCCAACACCAGGATCCCCCTGGACGACTACGCCGACCCGGTCCGCCGCAGGCTCGCCGAGGAGATGCGCGCCCCCGGCACCCTGCGCTTCGACCTCTCCGACCAACTGCCCGGCCCGTTCACCGGCTCCGACGGGGTGGGCATCTGGCGGATCATGCAGGACTTCTTCGCCGACGTCACCGACGGCGTGGCCGCCGCCGAGGCGGTCCGTCGGGCCACCGGGCAACTCGCCGCGGCGGCGCGCAGCGCGGGCGGCGGCCGATGA